Below is a genomic region from Candidatus Eisenbacteria bacterium.
GTGGCGTCGCCCGGCCGGTCGGCGACCAGCACGCTGCCGGGCGTGCGGCTCACACGCCGAGCGCGTTCACCGCTGCGAGCAGCGCTTCGTTGCTCGGCACGTGGTCGGGGTGCGGCGTCACTTCACGCCACGCGACTCGCCCCTCGCGATCGATGAGGAACAGCGCGCGTCCCGAATAGCCGGTCTCGAGCAGCAGGCCCCAGGCGGCGCTGGCCTTGCGATCGAAGTCGGCCAGCAGCGGGAACGAGATGCCGAGCCGGCGCGCGAACTCGCGGTTCGAGTGATGGCTGTCGACGCTCACGCCGAACACCTCGACGCCGCGCGCGCGCAGCGTCGGCATCAGAGTTTCGAGGGTCGGCAACTGGTGCGAGCACACTGGAGAGAAGGCGAGCGGGTAGAACGCGAGCACCACCGGGGCGTTGCCCCGGAACTCGG
It encodes:
- a CDS encoding redoxin domain-containing protein, which encodes MTVAVTPEVGTLAPDFRLKGPEGTYYSLAEFRGNAPVVLAFYPLAFSPVCSHQLPTLETLMPTLRARGVEVFGVSVDSHHSNREFARRLGISFPLLADFDRKASAAWGLLLETGYSGRALFLIDREGRVAWREVTPHPDHVPSNEALLAAVNALGV